The following proteins come from a genomic window of Paucimonas lemoignei:
- the ydcO gene encoding benzoate membrane transport protein, with amino-acid sequence MTTSSPTRLRPLADSSPAAIVAGFIAMMTGCTSSLVLMFQAGQAAGLTSAQISSWLWALFMGMSVCSIGLSLRYRTPITVAWSTPGAALLITSLGGVAYPEAIGAFITSAVLVIICGVTGSFDRLVKRIPASLAAALLAGILFKIGSEIFVAAQHRTGLVLGMFFTYLLVKRLSPRYAVLASLLVGTLLAGFLGLLDFSGLALEVAAPVWTAPQFSLGATISIGIPLFVVAMTSQNMPGIAVLRADGYQVPASPLITVTGVASLLTAPFGCHGINLAAISAAICTSEHAHEDRNKRYTAAIWCGIFYAIAGIFGATLAALFASFPKELVLSIAALALFGSIINGLTVAMHEPKEREAALITFMVTASGFTLFSIGSAFWGIVAGVLTLIILNGGKPRAA; translated from the coding sequence ATGACTACCTCCTCCCCTACCCGTTTACGCCCCCTGGCTGACTCTTCGCCTGCCGCCATCGTCGCCGGGTTTATCGCCATGATGACCGGCTGCACCAGCTCGCTGGTGTTGATGTTCCAGGCCGGCCAGGCCGCTGGGCTGACCAGCGCGCAGATTTCGTCATGGCTTTGGGCGCTGTTCATGGGCATGTCGGTGTGCAGCATCGGCCTGTCCCTGCGTTACAGGACCCCGATCACTGTGGCCTGGTCGACGCCGGGCGCCGCATTGCTGATCACCAGCCTGGGGGGTGTGGCCTATCCCGAAGCCATTGGCGCCTTCATCACCAGCGCCGTACTGGTGATTATCTGTGGCGTGACGGGTAGCTTCGACCGCTTGGTCAAGCGCATTCCAGCCTCGCTGGCCGCCGCCTTGCTGGCTGGCATCCTGTTCAAGATCGGCAGTGAGATTTTCGTCGCCGCGCAGCATCGTACCGGCCTGGTGCTCGGCATGTTCTTCACGTACCTGCTGGTCAAGCGCCTGTCGCCGCGCTACGCGGTATTGGCCTCACTGCTGGTCGGCACTCTGCTGGCGGGGTTTCTCGGGTTGCTGGATTTCAGCGGCCTGGCCCTGGAAGTCGCCGCGCCCGTCTGGACGGCGCCGCAGTTCTCACTGGGCGCCACCATCAGCATTGGCATCCCGCTGTTTGTCGTGGCCATGACCTCGCAAAACATGCCTGGCATTGCAGTGCTGCGTGCCGATGGCTATCAGGTCCCGGCGTCGCCGCTGATTACGGTGACCGGCGTCGCCTCGTTGCTGACGGCTCCTTTTGGCTGCCACGGGATCAACCTGGCGGCCATCAGCGCGGCCATCTGCACCAGCGAACATGCCCATGAGGACCGCAACAAACGTTACACAGCGGCCATCTGGTGCGGCATTTTCTACGCCATCGCCGGTATTTTTGGCGCCACCCTGGCAGCGTTGTTTGCCTCTTTTCCCAAGGAGCTTGTGCTGTCGATTGCGGCCCTCGCGCTGTTTGGCTCCATCATCAATGGCCTGACGGTTGCCATGCATGAGCCTAAGGAACGGGAAGCTGCGCTCATCACCTTCATGGTGACCGCCTCAGGCTTCACGCTGTTCTCGATAGGCTCGGCGTTCTGGGGGATCGTCGCCGGGGTGTTGACCTTGATAATCCTGAATGGAGGCAAGCCCCGCGCTGCCTGA